The Nitrobacter hamburgensis X14 genome contains the following window.
CGCACCTCGAAGCTAACCGAATTTCCGGGACGGCGGATGATGCCGGTTCAGGGGATGCGAGCGCAGCGGCTGACGATCGACAGGCCGTCGGCGAGCAGCCGGCTCCTCCGCGCGCACCGTCCCGCGCCTTGTCGGCCGTGATCGCCGCGGTTACCGGCGCTGTCGCTGCCGGGCTCGTTGTTGGCGGCGCGTGGTTGGCGGACTGGCCGCCGTCATCCTCCTCCGCGCCTTCTGCTGCGCCGCAAGCGCAAGTCAGTATGGCGGAATTTGGCGCTCTTTCGAACCGGGTAGCCAGTGTCGAGTCCAAGGCTAGCAGGCCGGCCGCTCCGGTGCCAGATCCGGCCGTCGCGGCGCGCATCGACGCCCTGGGAAAATCCGTCGTATCCTTGCGCGGCGAACTGGCAACGGTTCGCGGTCAATCCGACAAGCTGGCTGCGGCCTTGAAGGATGGAGCGGCCGTGCCGCATGAGGCCGACCAGACGTCTGACCTTGCGGCCATCAGCGCGCGGCTCGCCCAGGTCGAGCACCAGGTCGAGCAGACGACGCAAACCCTGACCGCCGAGGCAACCAAGCATGACGCGGCTCCGGCCGACGACGTGCCGCTTCGCCGGGCCGTGGCCGCGACGCTGCTGAACGTGTCGGTGCGTCACGGGCAGCCTTATGGCGATCTGCTGGCGGCATCGAAGGCCCTGGTTGCCGATCCCGACACCTTGAAGCCGCTGGAGGTGTTCGCAGACTCAGGGGTGCCGAGCGCGACCGTGCTGTGCCGCGAACTGCTTGCGATCGTGCCAAAGCTCGCGCCGGCGCCCGCGCCGGTCATGGCGACGACCGGCAGCACCATAGTGGACCGGTTGCAGGAAGGCGCCGCACGTCTGGTGCGTATCGAACGCATCGATGCTTCGCCCGCAGATTCCACCGGCGCCGTGGTTGCGCGCATCACGGCATCGGCGCGGCAAAATGACGTTGCTGCCGCGAGGGCGGAATTGAACGCACTTCCTCCGGCCGACCGCACGACCGCCGAGCCCTGGATCGCCAAGGCCGACGCATACGATGCCGCTCTTGCCGCGTCGCGTCAGTTCGCAGCCGACGCGATGGCGGCGCTGACCAAACCAGCGCCATAGGTTCCAGATGTTCCGCATCATCCTGTTCCTCGTTCTAATCGCGCTCGCGGCATTGGGCGCCACCTGGGTTGCCGATCAGACCGGCACGATCGTGATGTCGTGGGATGTCTGGCGGGTCGAGACCACGCTACCGGCTTTCGCACTTGGGTTGGGCCTGCTTGTCGTTGCCGTCCTGCTGGTGTGGAGTATCGTGCGGGGTCTGTGGCAAGCGCCGAGACGCATCCGGCGTGCGCGCCGGGAGCGTCGGAATAGGCGCGGCCGGGACGCGATTACCCGTGGGCTGCTTGCGATCGGTCATGGCGACGCCGCGGCTGCACGGACGCATGCCAGGGTTGCCCGGCGTCTGGTGTCGCACGAGCCGCTGACGTTGCTATTGCACGCGCAGTCCGCGCAGCTCGACGGCGATGCCGACCGCGCGCAGCGCGCGTTCCGCGCCATGGCCGAACGGGCGGATACGCGGTTATTGGGCTTGCGCGGGCTTTTCATCGAAGCCCAGCGGGCCGACGATCCGCAGGCCGCTGTGGCGATCGCGGAGGAAGCGCTTAAGGTTTCGCCGTCCTCGATATGGGCCTCGCAAGCCGCGCTGGGCTTCCGCTGCGCCAGGGGTGACTGGACCGGCGCACTCGCCATCCTCGACAAAAACGTCGCGGCGGGTCTGATCGACAAGGCGCTGTATCGCCGTCAGCGCGGTGTGCTGCTGACCGCGCGGGCGCTGGAGCTTGAAAAGTCGGATCGCGATGCGTCGCGCAATACGGTGATGGAGGCGGTGAAGTATGCACCGACGCTGATTCCGGCGGTGGTGCTTGCGAGCAAGTATCTGAGCGAAGGCAATCAGATGCGGCGTGCGATGCGGATCATCGAGACCGCGTGGCTGGCACAGCCGCACCCTGATCTCGCCGACGCCTACGCTCATGTCATGCCCGGCGATTCGGCGCGGGAGCGGCTGGCGCGCGTCGAGACGCTGGCGGAAAATGCGTCCGGTCATCCGGAAAGCGCGATGGCGATTGCGCGCGCGGCGATCGATGCCAGCGAATTCGCCCGCGCGCGCGAGGTACTGGAGCCGCTGATCGCGGCGCCGACGCAACGCGTTGCGATGCTGATGGCCGAAATCGAGCACAACGAGCACGGCGATAGCGGCCGCGCCCGCGCCTGGACGCTGCGTGCCGTGCGTGCCCTGCACGATCCGGTCTGGACCGCGGACGGCTACGTGTCGGACCACTGGCGCCCGGTTTCGCCAGTGACCGGCCGGCTTGACGCGTTTCAGTGGCAGGCTCCGCTGGCGGCGCTGCCTTCGAGCAGGCCCGCCCTGGTCGAGGCGGAGTTTTCGG
Protein-coding sequences here:
- a CDS encoding COG4223 family protein translates to MADDRHDDASQGGSSQKHSLPTDIETTGTSEAADHAGAAGGAADDRQTVGEQSVPSHEPFRASSAADDRHDDASHLEANRISGTADDAGSGDASAAADDRQAVGEQPAPPRAPSRALSAVIAAVTGAVAAGLVVGGAWLADWPPSSSSAPSAAPQAQVSMAEFGALSNRVASVESKASRPAAPVPDPAVAARIDALGKSVVSLRGELATVRGQSDKLAAALKDGAAVPHEADQTSDLAAISARLAQVEHQVEQTTQTLTAEATKHDAAPADDVPLRRAVAATLLNVSVRHGQPYGDLLAASKALVADPDTLKPLEVFADSGVPSATVLCRELLAIVPKLAPAPAPVMATTGSTIVDRLQEGAARLVRIERIDASPADSTGAVVARITASARQNDVAAARAELNALPPADRTTAEPWIAKADAYDAALAASRQFAADAMAALTKPAP
- a CDS encoding heme biosynthesis protein HemY — translated: MFRIILFLVLIALAALGATWVADQTGTIVMSWDVWRVETTLPAFALGLGLLVVAVLLVWSIVRGLWQAPRRIRRARRERRNRRGRDAITRGLLAIGHGDAAAARTHARVARRLVSHEPLTLLLHAQSAQLDGDADRAQRAFRAMAERADTRLLGLRGLFIEAQRADDPQAAVAIAEEALKVSPSSIWASQAALGFRCARGDWTGALAILDKNVAAGLIDKALYRRQRGVLLTARALELEKSDRDASRNTVMEAVKYAPTLIPAVVLASKYLSEGNQMRRAMRIIETAWLAQPHPDLADAYAHVMPGDSARERLARVETLAENASGHPESAMAIARAAIDASEFARAREVLEPLIAAPTQRVAMLMAEIEHNEHGDSGRARAWTLRAVRALHDPVWTADGYVSDHWRPVSPVTGRLDAFQWQAPLAALPSSRPALVEAEFSDQIASDAPRFEALPAASQSAARDGDGATVAIESSSPETAAMSAEAATSTTFRTQSDLDKAGASDIPAVIAIVRAPDDPGVDDNPQNDGFTEENPQVARQAGGLRGLLSRRGS